The proteins below come from a single Triticum aestivum cultivar Chinese Spring chromosome 5D, IWGSC CS RefSeq v2.1, whole genome shotgun sequence genomic window:
- the LOC123126043 gene encoding uncharacterized protein, with protein sequence MSVRVASPATAGEKAMAPTAWPYLEYMAQWERQVERRQLFLRSYHFSRDAEVSPRARTRRVVWAGARRLRRAAAKGLRRLRARIRLCFGWAAPALRRRSSPRRGGVHGFRYGRLPRGKAPPAAANAASVCFW encoded by the coding sequence ATGTCTGTGCGAGTGGCTTCGCCGGCGACGGCGGGGGAGAAGGCCATGGCGCCGACGGCGTGGCCATACCTGGAGTACATGGCGCAGTGGGAACGCCAGGTGGAGCGGCGGCAGCTGTTCCTCCGGAGCTACCACTTCTCCCGCGACGCCGAGGTCTcgccgcgcgcgcgcacgcgccgcgTCGTCTGGGCCGGGGCGCGCCGcctgcgccgcgccgccgccaaggGGCTCCGACGTCTCCGCGCGCGCATCCGCCTCTGTTTCGGCTGGGCCGCGCCCGCGCTCCGCCGGCGCTCCTCCCCCCGCCGTGGCGGCGTCCACGGGTTCCGCTACGGCCGCCTCCCCCGCGGAAaggcgccgccggccgccgccaacGCCGCGTCCGTCTGCTTCTGGTAG